The Rubricoccus marinus nucleotide sequence GCGGCGGCACGTCCGCCAGCGGCTTGTGCCCCGCCGCGATGTGGGTGTCGAACAGGCTGGGTGCGGCCTCGGGCGCGTCTACGCCCGGCGTCACCATCGGCTGCGTCGCCTCGTCGGGGTTGGGCGCGGGGACGGAGACTGGCGCGGGGGCTTCGGTCGCGCTCGCGGGCTCCACGTTGGGCGCCTGCGGCGCGGCGGGAAGCTCGGCGACGAGAGGGACCTCGTCCGCAGCATCGGCCTCTGGCGCGATCGCCGGGTCTAGCACGTCCTCCGCCTCGGACGCATCGGCCGCCGCGCGCTCCGCGGCCTCTGGCGCCAGAGGCGCTTCCGTCGCCAGAGGCTCCGGGTCTGAGGCGCTACCGGGTTCGTCGGCCGCGATCGCGCTCAGCGTCACGGGCGCGGCTTCGTAGGTGGAGCCTGGGCGCTCGGGCTGCGGCGGCAGGGGCGACAGCACGACGTGCCCCGGCGGCAGCGCGGCCTCTGGCGGCGCGCCCGGGACCGTCGCCGTGCTCACGGCCGGGGCGACGGACGCCGGCGCCGGAACCGCTGGGCGGGTTGCTGTCGCCGGCCGCATGCCGCGGCGGCGCGGCTTGTGCCCGTCGGCCACATCGGCGTCGAAGAAAGAAGAGTCCTGCGCCGTGGTGTCGGTGACGGCCTCTGGCGAGGCCGGAAGCTCTGCCTGCGCGTCCGCCGGGCGCGCGAGCCCGGCCCCGAGCAGCACGCACGGGAGAACCAGTCGGAGCAGAAAGCGGGGGTGGCGCATGAGGGCGTGGGGCTGGAACCCCTGACGGAGCACATCTCGTGCCCTATTGGCCCGCAAGGTAGAGGCCTCTTGGGGGAAGTCCGAATGGATCAGGCGCACAGAAATGCCCGCCTGCGCCAGAGGCCTCGGGCGGATCGCCTCGCGCCAGAGGCGGTATCTCAGCCGCGGCGCTCCCCTGTGCCCCGGGCCAGACTACCTTTGCATACTGGCATCTGCCCTCATGTCCGAGTTCCCTCCAGACCCCTCCGCCGCGCCCGAACCCGTCCAAGACGTGGTTCCGCTCAAGATCCTGTTCGTCGACGACGAGCCGGACCTGCAGCCGCTCATCCGGCAGAAATTCCGCCGCAGCGTGCGCAAAGGGGACCTCGACCTCAGCTTCGCCGAGGACGGCGTCGCGGCCCTTGAGGCCCTCGCGGCCGACCCCGACATCGAGGTCATCGTGACGGACCTCAACATGCCGCGCATGGACGGGCTCACGCTTCTCGGCCGCCTGGCCGAGATGGACCGCCGCCACAAGGCCGTGGTGGTGACGGCCTACGGCGACATGGAGAACATCCGCACGGCCATGAACAAGGGCGCGTTCGACTTCCTCACGAAGCCGATCGACATGGACGACCTCCAGATCACGATCCAGCAGGCGCGCCGCGCTGTGGAGACGGAGCGCGAGGCCGACCGCGTGCGCCTCGCGCTGGGCATGTACCTCTCCTCCGAGGTGGCGCAGGCCATCCTGGACAACCCCGGCGCGCTCGCGCTGGAGGGCGAGATGCGGGTCGTGAGCGTGCTCATGAGCGACCTCTCCGGCTTTAGCCGGATCTCCGAGGAGTTGGACGCGCCCCGCGTTGTCGAGCTTCTAAACGTGTACCTCTCCGCGATGACGGACGTCGTGGACGAGTATGGCGGGACCGTGGACGAGTTCATCGGCGACGCCGTGCTCGCCATTTTCGGCGCCCCGTTCGAGCAAGAGGACCACGCCGACCGCGCCGTCGCCTGCGCCATCGCGATGCAGGCGCGGATGGACGAGGTCAACGAGGTGATGAAGGAGAAAGGCCTCCCACACCTGGAGATGACCGCCGCCGTGAACTCCGGCGAGGTCGTCGTGGGCAGCATCGGCTCGCAGAAGCGCGCGAAGTACGGCGTGGTGGGCAGCCCCGTCAACCTCACGGCCCGGATCCAGAGCCAGGCCGCGCCGGGCGAGGTCCTCATCTCCGAGGCCACGCGCGGATCGGTCCAGGCCAACCTGACCCTCGCCGAGACGCGAGAGGCCGGGCTCAAGGGCTTCTCCGAGAACATCGCGCTCCACAGCGTTACCGCCATCGACGGCGAGCACGCCTTTGCTCTGACGCAGACCGAGGTGCATTACCGAGCACTCGGCGAGCCTCTGGCGTTCGACTACGTGCGCCTGGACGGCAAGCGCATCGATAGCGAGAGCGCGCCCGGGCGCCTGGTCCGGCTCAGCGAGCGCGGCGGCGAGGCCGTGACCGAGCAGGCGCTGGAGCCGCACACCGACCTCCGCATGACATTTACGCTCCCCGGGCAAAGCGAGGCCACCGAGGTCTACGCCAAAGCCCTCAGCGCCGAGCCGGACCCCTCCTCTGGCGGCACCCGCGTCCAGATGCGGTTTACCGCCGTTCCCGAAAGCGTAGGCGAGGCGTTGAACGCGCTCGTCCCCGAATCCGCCTGACCCCTCTGGCTGTGCGCACTTCCCACCACCGCACGTCTCACTGGCTCGCCGCTGCCGCGGTCCTGCTGTGCTGTGGCCTCGCCCTCGCGGGCCCCGGCTGGCTGGCCGCTCAGAACGCGGCCTCTGGCGCGAGCGCCGGGGAGCCGCCAGAGGCCGAGCGCGTCGCGTTCCGCCACCTCACGACAAGCGACGGCCTCGCCAACGAGTCCGTGGCGACGGTTCTCCAAGACCGCTTCGGCTTTATCTGGATCGGCACCGCCGACGGCCTCAACCGCTACGACGGCTACCAGCTGATCGAGTACAAGCGGGGGCCGGACTCGACGAGCCTCTCGGACAACGTGGTCTCGGCCCTCGCGGAGGACGCCAGAGGCTCGCTCTGGGTGGGCACGCGGCGGGGCCTGAGCCGCCTGGACCGCGAGACCGAACGCTTCCAACGCTTCCGCGCCGGCCGGGGCTCGATCCCCAACGACGACGTGATCGCGCTCCTGGCAGACAGCTCGGGCGCCGTCTGGGCCGGCACGGGCGGCGGCCTTGGCCGCTACGACCTGGAAACCGAGGCGTGGACCACGTTCCGCCACGCCCCTGGCGACGCCTCCACGCTGCCGAACGACAACGTCAGCGCCCTCGCCCTCGGCAGCGACGGCGCGCTCTGGGTCGGCACAGACGACGGCGTGTCGCGCCTAGACATGGAGACGGGCACGTTCCGGGCGTACCGCCCGCCGGGCACGAGCGACGGGTTCAGCGGCGCCGTCTCCAGCATCTCCGTCAGCGAGGAGGGCCACCTCTGGGTGGGCACGCTCGGCAACGGGCTGTACCGCCTGGACCCGGCCTCTGGCGCGTTCGAGCCCGCCGCCATCGCGGGGCTCTCCGTCAGCGTGGTCTCGTCCGTCTACGAGGACGGTGGCGGCACGCTCTGGGTAGGCACCTTCGGCGACGGTCTGCGCCAGATCCCCCCCGGCGCGACCGAGGCCATCGAGTACCAGGCCACCGAGGGCGACCCGGACGCGCTGATCGACGAAGCCGTTTCAGACATCTACGAGGACCGCCAGGGCGTGCTGTGGGTCGCGACGTACGGCGGCCTGGACCGCTTCGACCGCGCCAGAGGCACCGTCGCCCGCTTCCGCCACGACCCTCAGGAGCCCACCTCGCTCTCTAGCAACGACGTGGCCGCGCTCCTCACCACCCGCGACGGCACGCTCTACGTCGGCACAGACCGCGCCATCGACGTCACCACCGACCGGAGCTCGTTCCGCCACACGCCGGTCTCCGGGACCAGCGGGCCGGCGGCAACCCTGGCGCTTCTCGAAGCCGAAGACGGCACGATCTGGGCCGGCACCGAGGCAGGCATCTTCCGCGTCAGCGCCAGCGGCGCAGAGCCGGTAGCGCTCCCCGGCCGCGCCATTATCGCCAAGGCCCTCCTGGAGGACCGCGACGGCTCGCTTTTCGTCGGCACGCTCGGCGAAGGCCTTATCCAGCGCGACCCGGCCTCTGGCGGCACGGTCTCGTACACCCACGACCCCGCCGACCCCGGCTCCATCGCGCACGACCACGTCCGCGCGCTCGCCGAGGACGCCAGAGGCGCTCTCTGGGCCGGGACCGAAGAAGGCCTCTGCCGCCTGGACGAGGCGGGCGCCAATGCGCGCTTTACCTGCTTCCGAGCGGCGCCAGAGGACCCAGACGCCCTCGCGGACGGCTACATCCACACGCTCCACGCCCGCGAGGACGGGACGCTGTGGATCGGGACCAAGGGCGGCCTGCACAAGCTGGACACGTCGGCACCGGAGCGCGGCTTTTCCCGCCTGACCGAGGCCGAGACGGACCTCCCGAGCGACGACGTGCTCGCCATCGTCGAGGACGACGACAACTACCTGTGGCTCGCGACGAGCCGCGGCCTCACGCGCTTCGACCCCGTCACGGACACGTTCCAGCAGCGCACGCTCGGCGGTGAGGGCTCGGCGCGGACGCTGGGCGAAGCCGCCACGCGCACCGCCAGCGGCGAGCTCCTCTTCGGCGGAAGCAACGGCCTGCTGGCCTTTTTCCCGACGCAGCTCGCGGCCAGCAACCCCAACCCGCCCGAGGTGGTCATCACCGCCGTCTCGCTCGGTGGCGAGCCTCTGGCGCCGGGCCCTGACAGCCCCCTGGACGCCCCGGCGCCTCTGGCGGAACGCCTCAAGCTGGACCACGCGCAGGCCAACTACGTCACGTTCGCCTTTGCCGGGCTCCACTTCTCGGACCCCGGCCGCAACAGCTACCGGTTCACGATGGAGGGCTTCGACGAGGACTGGCGCGGCGGGCTGGGCGCGCGCGAGCGGACGGCGCCTTACACCAACATCCCGCCGGGCAAGTACACGTTCCGGGTGCAGGCCGCCAACGCGGACGGCGTGTGGAACGAGACCGGCGCGAGCCTCGACGTCGTGGTCACGCCGCCGTGGTGGCGCACGCCGTGGGCGTACCTCGCCTACGCCGGGCTCCTCGTCTTCGGCTTCGTGCGGTTCGACAAGTGGCAGCGCCAGAGGCTGCTCAAGGAGGAGCGCGAGCGCGCCGAGCGACGCGAGCAGGAGATCCGCGCCGAGACCGCCGAGGCCGAGGCGCAGCAGGCCGAGGCCGACCGCCAGCGCGCCGAGGCCGAAGCCCGCGCCGCCCGCGCCGAGGCCGACCGCCAGAGGACCGAGGCGGAGGGCAAGCGCGAGATCGAGAAGGCGTTCCGCGAGCTCAAGGCCATGCAGACCCAGCTCGTGCAGTCGGAGAAGCTGGCCTCGTTGGGGCAGCTCACGGCCGGCATCGCGCACGAGATCAAGAACCCCCTCAACTTCGTCAACAACTTCGCCGACCTCTCCGTCGAACTCGCGGACGAGCTGGGCGAGGAGCTGCGCGACAACAAAGACAAGCCGGTCTCGGCCGTCTTGGAGGAGGTCACGGCCATCCTCGACGACCTGCGCGAGAACTCCCGCCGCATCCACGAGCACGGCACGCGCGCCGACCGCATCGTCAAGGCGATGCTGCTCCACAGCCGCGGCAGCTCCGCCGAGCGCGGGCAGATCGTCGCCAACGCGTTCGTGGAGGAGTACGCCAACCTCGCCTACCACGGCGCGCGCGCCAACGACAAGGAGTTCCAGGTGGACCTGGTACGCGACCTCGACCCCAACGCTGGCG carries:
- a CDS encoding transglycosylase SLT domain-containing protein is translated as MLRQGFQPHALMRHPRFLLRLVLPCVLLGAGLARPADAQAELPASPEAVTDTTAQDSSFFDADVADGHKPRRRGMRPATATRPAVPAPASVAPAVSTATVPGAPPEAALPPGHVVLSPLPPQPERPGSTYEAAPVTLSAIAADEPGSASDPEPLATEAPLAPEAAERAAADASEAEDVLDPAIAPEADAADEVPLVAELPAAPQAPNVEPASATEAPAPVSVPAPNPDEATQPMVTPGVDAPEAAPSLFDTHIAAGHKPLADVPPPTFFDTRIASGHKDLAERDDLMFDFRVAEGHKVLPLPEPLAEFESALGITAAGHFVVSPEGMDYVLAEAVRVGRLFNTSGKRRRAYFPMIETALARRGLPQELKYLALIESSMDPLAVSHAGARGLWQIMPETAGDFGADSMAVHDPKVATRIAVQYLERLHRMFDGDWLLAIAAYNSGPGRVQGFVRQFERAQGRPPTFWEIRSRLPRETRDYVPRFLAAIFYAQSDV
- a CDS encoding adenylate/guanylate cyclase domain-containing protein, encoding MSEFPPDPSAAPEPVQDVVPLKILFVDDEPDLQPLIRQKFRRSVRKGDLDLSFAEDGVAALEALAADPDIEVIVTDLNMPRMDGLTLLGRLAEMDRRHKAVVVTAYGDMENIRTAMNKGAFDFLTKPIDMDDLQITIQQARRAVETEREADRVRLALGMYLSSEVAQAILDNPGALALEGEMRVVSVLMSDLSGFSRISEELDAPRVVELLNVYLSAMTDVVDEYGGTVDEFIGDAVLAIFGAPFEQEDHADRAVACAIAMQARMDEVNEVMKEKGLPHLEMTAAVNSGEVVVGSIGSQKRAKYGVVGSPVNLTARIQSQAAPGEVLISEATRGSVQANLTLAETREAGLKGFSENIALHSVTAIDGEHAFALTQTEVHYRALGEPLAFDYVRLDGKRIDSESAPGRLVRLSERGGEAVTEQALEPHTDLRMTFTLPGQSEATEVYAKALSAEPDPSSGGTRVQMRFTAVPESVGEALNALVPESA
- a CDS encoding two-component regulator propeller domain-containing protein, with the translated sequence MRTSHHRTSHWLAAAAVLLCCGLALAGPGWLAAQNAASGASAGEPPEAERVAFRHLTTSDGLANESVATVLQDRFGFIWIGTADGLNRYDGYQLIEYKRGPDSTSLSDNVVSALAEDARGSLWVGTRRGLSRLDRETERFQRFRAGRGSIPNDDVIALLADSSGAVWAGTGGGLGRYDLETEAWTTFRHAPGDASTLPNDNVSALALGSDGALWVGTDDGVSRLDMETGTFRAYRPPGTSDGFSGAVSSISVSEEGHLWVGTLGNGLYRLDPASGAFEPAAIAGLSVSVVSSVYEDGGGTLWVGTFGDGLRQIPPGATEAIEYQATEGDPDALIDEAVSDIYEDRQGVLWVATYGGLDRFDRARGTVARFRHDPQEPTSLSSNDVAALLTTRDGTLYVGTDRAIDVTTDRSSFRHTPVSGTSGPAATLALLEAEDGTIWAGTEAGIFRVSASGAEPVALPGRAIIAKALLEDRDGSLFVGTLGEGLIQRDPASGGTVSYTHDPADPGSIAHDHVRALAEDARGALWAGTEEGLCRLDEAGANARFTCFRAAPEDPDALADGYIHTLHAREDGTLWIGTKGGLHKLDTSAPERGFSRLTEAETDLPSDDVLAIVEDDDNYLWLATSRGLTRFDPVTDTFQQRTLGGEGSARTLGEAATRTASGELLFGGSNGLLAFFPTQLAASNPNPPEVVITAVSLGGEPLAPGPDSPLDAPAPLAERLKLDHAQANYVTFAFAGLHFSDPGRNSYRFTMEGFDEDWRGGLGARERTAPYTNIPPGKYTFRVQAANADGVWNETGASLDVVVTPPWWRTPWAYLAYAGLLVFGFVRFDKWQRQRLLKEERERAERREQEIRAETAEAEAQQAEADRQRAEAEARAARAEADRQRTEAEGKREIEKAFRELKAMQTQLVQSEKLASLGQLTAGIAHEIKNPLNFVNNFADLSVELADELGEELRDNKDKPVSAVLEEVTAILDDLRENSRRIHEHGTRADRIVKAMLLHSRGSSAERGQIVANAFVEEYANLAYHGARANDKEFQVDLVRDLDPNAGEVEVIPQELGRVLINLLSNAFYAVGQRKRTDGEGYEPRVTVATTRETDPEQDWVEIRIEDNGTGIPDEIREKVFEPFFTTKPTGDGTGLGLSLAYDIITQGHGGTLAVESEENVGTTFIIRLPAKSAPEAVTA